In Luteimonas viscosa, the following proteins share a genomic window:
- the parE gene encoding DNA topoisomerase IV subunit B — MNSRYNAADIEVLSGLDPVKRRPGMYTDTTRPNHLAQEVVDNAVDEALAGHAREIAVTLFRDGSCEVSDDGRGMPVDIHPEEKIPGVELILTRLHAGGKFSNKNYTFSGGLHGVGVSVVNALSTLVEVHIKRDGSEHRISFRNGDRASPLEVVGTVGKKNTGTRVRFWADPKYFDTPKFNVRALRHLLRAKAVLCPGLTVTLFDEASGERDSWHYEDGLRDYLRGELAGRELLPPELFVGQQKKDTEVVDWAVAWVPEGELVQESYVNLIPTAQHGTHVNGLRTGFTDALREFCDFRSLLPRGIKLAPEDVWDRVSFVLSVKMTDPQFSGQTKERLSSRQAAGFVEGAAHDAFSLWLNQHVEFGERIAQLAIERASLRLKTEKQIVRKKVTQGPALPGKLADCISQDLSRTELFLVEGDSAGGSAKQARDKDFQAILPLRGKILNTWEVASGSVLASEEVHNLAIAIGCDPGKDDISGLRYGKVVILADADSDGLHIATLLCALFLRHFPALVRAGNIFVAMPPLFRVDVGKQVFYALDEEEKRLLLEKIEREKLKGSINVTRFKGLGEMNPSQLRESTIHPDTRRLVQLTIDEDLETRGLMDMLLAKKRAGDRKAWLEQKGDLATLEV; from the coding sequence ATGAATTCCCGCTACAACGCCGCCGACATCGAAGTCCTGTCGGGCCTGGACCCGGTCAAGCGCCGGCCCGGCATGTACACCGACACCACCCGCCCCAACCACCTCGCGCAGGAGGTGGTCGACAACGCGGTCGACGAGGCCCTGGCCGGGCACGCGCGCGAGATCGCGGTGACGCTGTTCAGGGACGGCAGCTGCGAGGTGTCCGACGACGGCCGCGGGATGCCGGTCGACATCCATCCCGAGGAGAAGATTCCCGGCGTGGAGCTGATCCTCACCCGGCTGCACGCGGGCGGGAAGTTCAGCAACAAGAACTACACCTTCTCCGGTGGCCTGCACGGCGTCGGCGTGAGCGTGGTCAACGCGCTGTCGACGCTAGTCGAGGTGCACATCAAGCGCGACGGCAGCGAGCACCGCATCAGCTTCCGCAATGGCGATCGCGCCAGTCCGCTGGAAGTGGTGGGCACGGTCGGGAAGAAGAACACCGGCACGCGCGTGCGCTTCTGGGCCGATCCGAAATACTTCGACACGCCGAAATTCAACGTGCGCGCGCTGCGGCACCTGCTTCGCGCCAAGGCCGTGCTGTGCCCGGGCCTCACCGTCACGCTGTTCGACGAGGCGAGCGGCGAACGCGACAGCTGGCACTACGAGGACGGTCTGCGCGACTATCTGCGCGGCGAGCTCGCCGGACGCGAACTGCTGCCACCGGAGCTGTTCGTCGGCCAGCAGAAGAAGGACACCGAGGTCGTCGACTGGGCGGTCGCCTGGGTGCCGGAAGGCGAGCTGGTGCAGGAAAGCTACGTCAACCTGATCCCGACCGCGCAGCACGGCACCCACGTCAACGGCCTGCGCACCGGCTTCACCGATGCGCTGCGCGAGTTCTGCGATTTCCGCAGCCTGCTGCCGCGCGGGATCAAGCTGGCGCCCGAGGACGTGTGGGACCGCGTGTCCTTCGTGCTGTCGGTGAAGATGACCGACCCGCAGTTCAGCGGCCAGACCAAGGAGCGGCTGTCGTCTCGCCAGGCCGCGGGCTTCGTCGAGGGCGCTGCGCACGACGCGTTCTCGCTGTGGCTCAACCAGCACGTCGAGTTCGGCGAGCGGATCGCCCAGCTCGCGATCGAACGCGCCAGCCTGCGCCTGAAGACCGAGAAGCAGATCGTCCGCAAGAAGGTCACGCAGGGGCCTGCCCTACCCGGCAAGCTCGCCGACTGCATCTCGCAGGACCTCTCGCGCACCGAACTGTTCCTGGTCGAGGGCGACTCGGCGGGCGGCAGCGCCAAGCAGGCGCGCGACAAGGATTTCCAGGCGATCCTGCCGTTGCGCGGCAAGATCCTCAACACCTGGGAAGTCGCTTCGGGCAGCGTGCTGGCCTCGGAGGAGGTGCACAACCTGGCGATCGCGATCGGCTGCGATCCCGGCAAGGACGACATCTCCGGCCTGCGCTACGGCAAGGTGGTGATCCTGGCCGATGCCGACTCCGACGGCCTGCACATCGCCACGCTGCTGTGCGCGCTGTTCCTGCGCCATTTCCCCGCGCTGGTGCGCGCGGGCAACATCTTCGTGGCGATGCCGCCGCTGTTCCGCGTCGACGTCGGCAAGCAGGTGTTCTACGCGCTGGACGAGGAAGAGAAGCGCCTGCTGCTGGAGAAGATCGAGCGCGAGAAGCTCAAGGGCTCGATCAACGTCACCCGCTTCAAGGGCCTGGGCGAGATGAATCCCTCGCAGCTGCGCGAATCCACGATCCATCCCGATACGCGGCGGCTGGTGCAGCTGACCATCGACGAGGACCTGGAGACGCGCGGCCTGATGGACATGCTGCTGGCGAAGAAGCGTGCGGGGGACCGGAAGGCCTGGCTGGAGCAGAAGGGCGACCTGGCGACGCTGGAAGTCTGA
- a CDS encoding globin, which translates to MSDRYEDLQRSYGRCLHDRHFIERFYEVFIASHPAIAPLFAGTDMGRQRLALRRGISVAIFHAAGSVLSRRATEEMADVHSLKGRAPVDPALYPYWIDSLLTVVAQTDPEADAALMARWREAMTVVCDTFARRYPG; encoded by the coding sequence ATGAGCGACCGGTACGAGGACCTGCAGCGCAGCTACGGCCGCTGCCTGCACGACAGGCACTTCATCGAACGCTTCTACGAGGTGTTCATCGCCAGCCACCCGGCGATCGCGCCGCTGTTCGCCGGGACCGACATGGGCCGCCAGCGGCTGGCCCTGCGCCGGGGCATCAGCGTGGCCATCTTCCACGCGGCCGGCAGCGTGCTGTCGCGACGCGCCACGGAGGAGATGGCGGACGTGCACAGCCTGAAGGGCCGGGCACCGGTGGATCCCGCGCTGTATCCGTACTGGATCGACAGCCTGTTGACGGTGGTGGCGCAGACCGATCCGGAAGCCGATGCCGCCCTGATGGCGCGCTGGCGCGAGGCCATGACCGTGGTCTGCGACACCTTCGCCCGACGCTACCCGGGCTGA
- a CDS encoding ABC transporter permease encodes MSGELRPSMARRTFAHPLLWPLLALALLLLGNGLFNPGFLSLEWRDGRLYGNLIDIANRAAPLILVSLGMTLVIAVRGLDISVGAVLAIAATVAAWTITRMTTGGGDGLAPLFAAIGAALAAAALCGLWNGLLVVKVGMQPIIATLILMVAGRGIAQLVSDGQILTIYYAPYGFLGTGFLLGLPFALFVVLAVFAALKLLLDRTALGLFVRAIGHNPVAAHVAGVRARAITLSLYVFSGFCAGLAGVLVSSNVASADANNAGQLLELDAILAVAIGGTALAGGRFSLAGSLVGALIIQTLTTTIYAIGVPPQVNLVVKALLVLAVLLLQSPQFRGQVRALVRRPQRGTA; translated from the coding sequence ATGTCCGGCGAGCTGCGACCGTCGATGGCCAGGCGCACGTTCGCCCATCCGCTGCTGTGGCCGTTGCTGGCGCTGGCGCTGCTGCTGCTCGGCAACGGGCTGTTCAATCCTGGCTTCCTGTCGCTGGAATGGCGCGACGGGCGCCTGTACGGCAACCTGATCGACATCGCCAACCGCGCCGCGCCGCTGATCCTGGTCTCGCTGGGCATGACCCTGGTGATCGCGGTACGCGGGCTCGACATCTCGGTCGGCGCGGTGCTGGCGATCGCCGCGACCGTCGCCGCGTGGACCATCACCCGCATGACCACCGGCGGCGGCGACGGCCTGGCGCCGCTGTTCGCCGCCATCGGCGCGGCGCTGGCCGCGGCCGCGCTGTGCGGACTGTGGAACGGGTTGCTGGTGGTGAAGGTGGGCATGCAGCCGATCATCGCCACCCTGATCCTGATGGTGGCCGGACGCGGCATCGCGCAGCTGGTCAGCGACGGCCAGATCCTGACCATCTATTACGCGCCCTACGGCTTCCTCGGCACCGGTTTCCTGCTCGGCCTGCCGTTCGCGCTGTTCGTGGTGCTGGCGGTGTTCGCCGCGCTCAAGCTGCTGCTCGACCGCACCGCGCTCGGCCTGTTCGTGCGCGCGATCGGCCACAATCCGGTGGCCGCGCACGTGGCCGGCGTGCGTGCGCGCGCGATCACCCTGTCGCTGTACGTGTTCTCCGGGTTCTGCGCCGGTCTGGCTGGCGTGCTGGTGAGTTCGAACGTGGCCAGCGCCGATGCCAACAACGCCGGGCAACTGCTCGAGCTCGACGCGATCCTCGCGGTGGCGATCGGCGGCACCGCGCTCGCGGGCGGGCGCTTCAGCCTGGCCGGCAGCCTGGTCGGCGCGCTCATCATCCAGACATTGACCACCACCATCTACGCCATCGGCGTGCCGCCGCAGGTCAACCTGGTGGTCAAGGCGCTGCTGGTGCTGGCGGTGCTGCTGCTGCAGTCCCCGCAGTTCCGAGGACAGGTGCGCGCGCTGGTGCGACGCCCGCAGCGGGGGACCGCATGA
- a CDS encoding ABC transporter substrate-binding protein, with the protein MRNLMGVAALLCAAVLAGCSGGEGGADTAAAGEGAITVGFSQVGAESEWRTANTRSVRESLAAPEFDLRFSDAQQKQENQIKALRSFIAQGVDVIAFSPVVETGWDTVLREAKTAGIPVVLTDRAVNVSDDSLYATLVGSDFVEEGRRAARWLLEDNEGKPGPIRIVELQGTVGSAPANDRMRGFKEVIDGDSRFEIVRSQSGDFTRAKGKEVMEAFLRAEGDGIDALFAHNDDMAIGAIQAIEEAGMKPGTDIRIVSIDGVRGAFEAMKAGKLNATVECNPLLGPQLAQLVRDVHAGREVPKRVMVEEGVFTQDQAEAELPNRKY; encoded by the coding sequence ATGCGGAATCTGATGGGTGTGGCGGCGCTGCTGTGCGCTGCGGTGCTGGCGGGGTGTTCCGGCGGCGAGGGTGGCGCGGACACGGCTGCCGCCGGCGAGGGCGCGATCACGGTCGGCTTCAGCCAGGTGGGCGCCGAGAGCGAATGGCGCACCGCGAACACGCGCTCGGTGCGCGAGTCGCTGGCCGCGCCGGAATTCGACCTGCGCTTCTCCGACGCGCAGCAGAAGCAGGAGAACCAGATCAAGGCGCTGCGCTCGTTCATCGCCCAGGGCGTGGACGTGATCGCGTTCTCGCCGGTGGTCGAAACCGGCTGGGACACGGTGCTGCGCGAGGCCAAGACCGCGGGCATCCCCGTGGTGCTGACCGACCGCGCGGTGAACGTGTCCGACGATTCGCTGTACGCCACCCTGGTGGGCTCCGACTTCGTCGAGGAAGGCCGCCGCGCCGCGCGCTGGCTGCTGGAGGACAACGAAGGCAAACCGGGCCCGATCCGGATCGTCGAACTGCAGGGCACCGTGGGCTCGGCGCCGGCCAACGACCGCATGCGCGGCTTCAAGGAAGTGATCGACGGCGACAGCCGCTTCGAGATCGTGCGCTCGCAGAGCGGCGACTTCACCCGGGCCAAGGGCAAGGAAGTGATGGAGGCGTTCCTGCGCGCCGAGGGCGACGGCATCGACGCGCTGTTCGCGCACAACGACGACATGGCGATCGGCGCGATCCAGGCGATCGAGGAAGCCGGGATGAAGCCCGGCACCGACATCCGCATCGTCTCGATCGACGGCGTGCGCGGCGCCTTCGAGGCGATGAAGGCGGGCAAGCTCAACGCCACCGTCGAATGCAATCCGCTGCTCGGCCCGCAACTGGCGCAACTGGTGCGCGACGTGCATGCCGGCCGCGAGGTACCGAAGCGGGTGATGGTGGAGGAGGGCGTGTTCACCCAGGACCAGGCCGAGGCCGAACTGCCGAACCGCAAGTACTGA
- the yjfF gene encoding galactofuranose ABC transporter, permease protein YjfF → MSAVPLRGLLQAGGLGRLWRDPRYVSLAVTVSLFLAMSIAGGVLYDGFLRPQVFLNLFIDNGFVLIVAVGMTFVILTGGIDLSVGAVVAFSTVLLASLVQQHGWHPLAAIAAVLVLGTTFGATMGAMIQRYRLQPFVVTLAGMFLARGAATLVSVDSIGIDHAFHVAVASLRIPVGGGASLSVGAVIALLVVAGGALLAGMTRFGRAVYAIGGNEQSAHLMGLPVDATLVRVYALSGFCSALAGVVYTFYMLSGYSLHASGLELDAIAAVVIGGTLLAGGSGYLLGTLFGVLVLGLIQTLIVFDGTLSSWWTRIAIGALLLMFCLMQRLLAKRGGAG, encoded by the coding sequence ATGAGCGCGGTGCCGCTGCGCGGGCTGCTGCAGGCGGGCGGGCTGGGCCGCCTGTGGCGCGATCCGCGCTACGTCTCGCTCGCGGTCACGGTGTCGCTGTTCCTGGCGATGTCGATCGCCGGCGGCGTGCTGTACGACGGCTTCCTGCGACCGCAGGTGTTCCTCAACCTGTTCATCGACAACGGCTTCGTGCTGATCGTCGCGGTCGGCATGACCTTCGTGATCCTCACCGGCGGCATCGACCTGTCGGTGGGCGCGGTGGTCGCGTTCAGCACGGTGCTGCTGGCCAGCCTGGTGCAGCAGCACGGCTGGCATCCGCTGGCCGCGATCGCGGCGGTGCTGGTGCTGGGCACGACATTCGGCGCGACCATGGGTGCGATGATCCAGCGCTACCGGCTGCAGCCGTTCGTCGTGACCCTAGCCGGCATGTTCCTCGCGCGCGGCGCGGCGACCCTGGTGAGCGTGGACTCGATCGGCATCGACCACGCCTTCCACGTCGCGGTGGCGAGCCTGCGCATCCCGGTGGGCGGCGGCGCTTCGCTGTCGGTGGGCGCGGTGATCGCGCTGCTGGTGGTGGCCGGCGGCGCGCTGCTGGCCGGCATGACCCGGTTCGGCCGCGCGGTGTACGCGATCGGCGGCAACGAGCAGTCGGCGCACCTGATGGGCCTGCCGGTCGACGCCACCCTGGTGCGCGTGTACGCGCTCAGCGGCTTCTGCTCCGCGCTGGCCGGCGTGGTCTACACCTTCTACATGCTCAGCGGCTACAGCCTGCATGCCTCGGGGCTGGAACTCGACGCGATCGCCGCGGTGGTAATCGGCGGCACGCTGCTCGCGGGCGGCAGCGGCTACCTGCTGGGCACCCTGTTCGGCGTGCTGGTGCTGGGCCTGATCCAGACCCTGATCGTGTTCGACGGCACGCTGAGCTCGTGGTGGACGCGCATCGCCATCGGCGCGTTGTTGCTGATGTTCTGCCTGATGCAGCGGCTGCTGGCGAAACGGGGCGGCGCCGGCTGA
- a CDS encoding sugar ABC transporter ATP-binding protein has product MSHVVLHAQGLCKRFGATRALDGAGLTLRAGEVHALMGQNGAGKSTLIKLLTGVETPDTGTVTLDGRAIAPASPLEAQHAGISTVYQEVNLCPNLSVAENLFAGRYPRRFGLVDWARVRAGARELLAELHLEIDVDRPLSSYPVAIQQMVAIARALGVSAKVLILDEPTSSLDEDEVRQLFAVMGRLRERGMAIVFVTHFLDQVYAVSDRITVLRNGALVGEYAAAELPRAALVKAMVGREVELSGARDASAEGVPQGEVVLEARGLGRRGSLQPVDVRVHAGEVLGLGGLLGSGRTELARLLFGLDRADRGELHIKGGKADLHHPADAVARGLALCPEERKTEGIVAGLSVRENIVLALQARRGWRRSLPRAKQEEMATRYVELLGIRTAGIESPAGALSGGNQQKVVLARWLATEPRLLILDEPTRGIDIAAKQEIMAEVVRLARQGMAVLFISAEIEELTRLGDRIAVLRDRRMAGELPGGCDGRQVLDMIAGHG; this is encoded by the coding sequence TTGAGCCACGTAGTGCTGCACGCACAAGGCCTGTGCAAGCGGTTCGGCGCGACCCGCGCGCTGGACGGCGCCGGCCTGACCCTGCGTGCCGGCGAAGTGCACGCGCTGATGGGCCAGAACGGCGCCGGCAAGTCGACCCTGATCAAGCTGCTGACCGGCGTGGAAACACCGGACACCGGCACGGTGACGCTCGACGGCCGCGCGATCGCACCGGCCAGCCCGCTCGAAGCGCAGCACGCGGGCATCAGCACCGTCTACCAGGAAGTGAACCTCTGCCCGAACCTGTCGGTCGCCGAGAACCTGTTCGCCGGACGCTATCCGCGCCGTTTCGGCCTGGTCGACTGGGCGCGCGTGCGCGCCGGAGCGCGCGAACTGCTGGCCGAGCTGCATCTGGAGATCGATGTCGACCGGCCGCTGTCCTCGTATCCGGTCGCGATCCAGCAGATGGTGGCGATCGCGCGCGCACTCGGCGTGTCGGCGAAGGTGCTGATCCTCGACGAGCCGACCTCCAGCCTCGACGAGGACGAGGTACGCCAGCTGTTCGCGGTGATGGGCCGCCTGCGCGAGCGCGGCATGGCGATCGTGTTCGTGACCCATTTCCTCGACCAGGTCTACGCGGTGTCCGACCGCATCACCGTGCTGCGCAACGGCGCCCTCGTCGGCGAGTACGCGGCGGCGGAGCTGCCGCGCGCGGCGCTGGTGAAGGCGATGGTGGGGCGCGAGGTGGAGCTCTCGGGCGCGCGCGATGCTTCCGCTGAAGGTGTACCGCAGGGCGAGGTGGTGCTCGAGGCGCGCGGGCTGGGCCGTCGCGGCAGCCTGCAGCCGGTCGATGTGCGCGTGCACGCGGGCGAGGTGCTCGGCCTCGGCGGCCTGCTCGGCTCCGGTCGAACGGAACTGGCGCGGCTGCTGTTCGGCCTCGACCGTGCCGACAGGGGCGAACTGCACATCAAGGGCGGGAAGGCCGATCTGCACCATCCCGCCGATGCGGTGGCGCGCGGGCTGGCGCTGTGTCCGGAAGAACGCAAGACCGAGGGCATCGTCGCCGGCCTGTCGGTGCGCGAGAACATCGTGCTGGCGCTGCAGGCGCGGCGCGGCTGGCGGCGCTCGCTGCCGCGGGCGAAGCAGGAGGAGATGGCGACGCGCTACGTCGAGCTGCTCGGCATCCGCACCGCCGGCATCGAATCGCCGGCCGGCGCGCTGTCGGGCGGCAACCAGCAGAAGGTGGTGCTGGCGCGCTGGCTGGCCACCGAGCCGCGATTGCTGATCCTCGACGAGCCCACGCGCGGTATCGACATCGCCGCCAAGCAGGAGATCATGGCCGAGGTGGTGCGACTGGCGCGGCAGGGCATGGCCGTGCTGTTCATTTCCGCCGAGATCGAGGAACTCACGCGGCTGGGCGATCGCATTGCGGTGCTGCGCGACCGGCGAATGGCCGGCGAGCTGCCGGGCGGCTGCGACGGACGCCAGGTGCTCGACATGATCGCGGGGCACGGCTGA
- a CDS encoding glycoside hydrolase family 43 protein — protein sequence MRLFAPWLLCVLLALPPVHASERTTTWSADNGNGTFTNPLLYDEFSDPDLIRVGDWFYMTGTTMHAVPGLPVLRSRDLVNWEFLSYAMTGFPPGPEYRLEDGRDLYGQGIWAPSLRFHDGRFHIFANINQRGLHVFTATDPAGPWTHSRIDRNLHDLSVLFDDDGRVYAVFNYNEVRLVELKADLSGVVEGSERVIIPAGNGMGEGHHFYKVDGRYYIISANYAPVGRMQAARADRPDGPWETVAISASETMGTRRGWWEDGVGQRTPVPTGATRFSMHKPGDNALGAVPLHQGGIVQTPNGDWWGFSMMDVKSIGRTTFLSPVTWRDGWPYFGLAGNLGRSPRTWLKPDVGVETPPHATYARSDDFSTDALKPVWQWNHQPVDGKWSLVERPGALRLHALPADDFLWARNTLTQRVIGPESMATVRLDASGLAPGDVAGLGLLNMPASWLGVVRSKAGVLLRWYSQLGDRHVDVPLESSEVYLRVAGDYDDDLARYAWSLDGERFTDIGEPVRLPYQLKTFQGSRYALFAFNTGAGEGGHADFDDFRVHEPLADRSRNLPLGQVVTLSNLGDATVARVHPLGVLQPVAADSDEAKSDGARFRVHDRGRGQVALEAMDGSGFLTVVGIGLSADVRLLPEQSPASLFMWQDLLRGEFMLLSMKTHRYLGILPDSGEPYAADRPGARPDRKDGTVLRWRRRD from the coding sequence GTGAGGCTTTTCGCTCCCTGGCTGCTGTGCGTCCTGCTGGCCCTGCCGCCGGTCCACGCCAGCGAGCGCACCACTACCTGGAGTGCCGACAACGGCAACGGTACCTTCACCAACCCGCTGCTCTACGACGAGTTCTCCGACCCCGACCTGATTCGCGTCGGTGACTGGTTCTACATGACCGGCACCACGATGCACGCCGTGCCCGGCCTGCCGGTCCTGCGCTCGCGCGACCTGGTGAACTGGGAATTCCTGTCCTACGCGATGACCGGCTTCCCGCCCGGCCCCGAATACCGGCTCGAGGACGGCCGCGACCTGTACGGGCAGGGCATCTGGGCGCCGAGCCTGCGCTTCCACGACGGCCGGTTCCACATCTTCGCCAACATCAACCAGCGCGGCCTGCACGTGTTCACCGCGACCGATCCGGCGGGTCCGTGGACGCATTCGCGGATCGACCGCAACCTGCACGACCTCTCGGTGCTGTTCGACGACGACGGCCGGGTGTATGCGGTGTTCAACTACAACGAGGTGCGGCTGGTCGAGCTGAAGGCCGACCTCAGCGGCGTGGTCGAGGGCAGCGAGCGGGTGATCATCCCCGCCGGCAACGGCATGGGCGAGGGTCACCATTTCTACAAGGTCGACGGCCGCTACTACATCATCAGCGCCAACTACGCGCCGGTGGGACGGATGCAGGCCGCGCGTGCCGACCGGCCGGACGGACCCTGGGAGACGGTGGCGATCAGCGCCAGCGAAACCATGGGCACCCGGCGCGGCTGGTGGGAGGACGGCGTGGGCCAACGCACGCCGGTGCCGACCGGGGCGACGCGCTTCTCGATGCACAAGCCGGGCGACAATGCGCTGGGCGCGGTGCCGCTGCACCAGGGTGGGATCGTGCAGACCCCGAACGGCGACTGGTGGGGTTTTTCGATGATGGACGTGAAGTCCATCGGTCGTACCACGTTCCTGTCGCCGGTGACCTGGCGGGACGGCTGGCCGTACTTCGGCCTGGCCGGCAACCTCGGCCGTTCGCCGCGCACGTGGCTCAAGCCGGATGTCGGTGTCGAGACGCCGCCGCACGCGACCTATGCACGCAGCGACGATTTCTCCACGGATGCGCTGAAACCGGTCTGGCAATGGAACCACCAGCCGGTCGACGGCAAGTGGTCGCTGGTCGAGCGGCCGGGCGCGCTGCGCCTGCATGCGCTGCCCGCTGACGATTTCCTGTGGGCGCGAAACACCCTGACACAGCGCGTGATCGGTCCCGAGTCCATGGCGACCGTGCGGCTGGATGCTTCCGGCCTCGCGCCGGGCGACGTCGCCGGCCTCGGCCTGCTCAACATGCCCGCGTCGTGGCTGGGCGTCGTGCGCAGCAAGGCGGGCGTCTTGCTGCGCTGGTATTCGCAGCTCGGCGATCGGCATGTGGACGTGCCGCTGGAATCGAGCGAGGTGTACCTGCGCGTGGCCGGCGACTACGACGACGATCTCGCACGCTACGCGTGGAGCCTCGACGGCGAGCGTTTCACCGACATCGGGGAACCCGTGCGCCTGCCGTACCAGCTCAAGACCTTCCAGGGTTCGCGCTACGCGCTGTTCGCGTTCAACACCGGCGCTGGAGAAGGCGGCCATGCCGACTTCGACGACTTCCGCGTGCACGAGCCGCTGGCCGACCGCTCGCGCAACCTCCCCTTGGGGCAGGTGGTGACGCTGTCGAACCTGGGCGACGCCACCGTGGCGCGGGTGCATCCACTGGGCGTTCTGCAGCCGGTCGCCGCGGATTCGGACGAGGCGAAGTCTGACGGCGCGCGTTTCCGCGTGCACGATCGCGGCCGCGGCCAGGTGGCACTCGAAGCGATGGACGGCAGCGGCTTCCTGACCGTGGTCGGCATCGGCCTGTCGGCCGACGTGCGGCTGCTGCCGGAACAATCGCCTGCAAGCCTGTTCATGTGGCAGGACCTGTTGCGCGGCGAGTTCATGCTGCTGTCGATGAAGACCCATCGTTACCTCGGCATCCTGCCCGACAGCGGCGAACCCTACGCGGCTGACCGACCAGGCGCGCGGCCGGACCGCAAGGACGGCACCGTGCTGCGATGGCGCCGTCGGGATTGA
- a CDS encoding aldehyde dehydrogenase family protein, with the protein MSEQRFSSYIGGQWVEGEGDQADENPADLASPVGHYGTLDAARTAQAVDAAATAFPKWSLSSPQQRADILDFVGSEILARKAELGRLLAREEGKTLAESIGEAARAGQIFKFFAGEALRIPGEKLASTRPGVDVEITREPVGTVGIIAPWNFPLAIPAWKIAPALAYGNTVVFKPAEIVPGCAWAIAEILSRAGLPEGVFNMVLGSGRVVGQALVEHNGLDALSFTGSVPTGHALLKQAAARALKVQLEMGGKNPLVVLADADLDVAVECAVNGAYFSTGQRCTASSRLIVESVVYDEFVARIQARLATLTVGDPLEEGVHIGPVASQAQLDTDLSYIQAGHDDGAELLAGGRRVERGTEGHFLAPTLFAANPSDRIAREEIFGPVAALLRADDYDHALALANDTEFGLCAGICTTSLKHATHFKRHAQAGMVMVNLPTAGVDPHVPFGGRKASSYGPREQGRYAVEFYTTVKTAYTAA; encoded by the coding sequence ATGAGCGAGCAACGGTTCAGCAGCTACATCGGCGGCCAGTGGGTCGAGGGCGAGGGCGACCAGGCCGACGAAAATCCGGCCGACCTTGCCTCGCCGGTAGGCCATTACGGCACGCTCGACGCCGCGCGCACCGCGCAGGCGGTCGACGCGGCCGCGACCGCGTTCCCGAAGTGGTCGTTGTCCAGTCCGCAGCAGCGCGCCGACATCCTCGACTTCGTCGGCAGCGAGATCCTGGCGCGCAAGGCCGAACTCGGCCGCCTGCTCGCGCGCGAGGAGGGCAAGACCCTGGCCGAAAGCATCGGCGAGGCGGCGCGCGCGGGGCAGATCTTCAAGTTCTTCGCCGGCGAGGCGCTGCGCATTCCCGGCGAGAAGCTGGCCTCCACCCGTCCGGGCGTGGATGTGGAGATCACGCGCGAGCCGGTCGGCACGGTCGGCATCATCGCGCCGTGGAACTTCCCGCTGGCGATCCCGGCCTGGAAGATCGCGCCGGCGCTGGCCTACGGCAACACCGTGGTGTTCAAACCGGCCGAGATCGTGCCGGGCTGCGCCTGGGCGATCGCCGAGATCCTCTCGCGCGCCGGCCTGCCCGAGGGCGTGTTCAACATGGTGCTGGGCAGCGGCCGCGTGGTCGGGCAGGCGCTGGTGGAGCACAATGGCCTCGATGCGCTCAGTTTCACCGGCTCGGTGCCCACAGGCCACGCGCTGCTCAAGCAGGCCGCGGCGCGTGCGCTCAAGGTACAGCTGGAAATGGGCGGCAAGAACCCGCTGGTGGTGCTGGCCGATGCGGATCTGGACGTTGCGGTGGAGTGCGCGGTCAACGGCGCCTACTTCTCCACCGGCCAGCGCTGCACCGCCTCGAGCCGGCTGATCGTGGAAAGCGTGGTCTACGACGAATTCGTGGCCCGGATCCAGGCGCGGCTGGCGACGCTGACCGTGGGCGATCCGCTGGAAGAGGGCGTGCACATCGGCCCGGTCGCCAGCCAGGCCCAGCTCGACACCGACCTGTCCTACATCCAGGCCGGCCACGACGACGGCGCCGAGCTGCTTGCCGGCGGCCGGCGCGTGGAACGCGGCACCGAGGGGCACTTCCTCGCGCCGACCCTGTTCGCGGCCAACCCTTCCGACCGCATCGCCCGCGAGGAGATCTTCGGGCCGGTGGCGGCGCTGCTGCGCGCCGACGACTACGACCACGCGCTGGCGCTGGCCAACGACACCGAGTTCGGGCTGTGCGCCGGCATCTGCACCACGTCGCTGAAGCATGCGACCCACTTCAAGCGCCATGCCCAGGCCGGGATGGTGATGGTCAACCTGCCGACCGCAGGCGTGGATCCGCACGTACCGTTCGGCGGGCGCAAGGCATCGAGCTACGGACCGCGCGAGCAGGGCCGCTACGCGGTGGAGTTCTACACCACGGTCAAGACCGCCTATACCGCGGCCTGA